From Clostridiales bacterium, the proteins below share one genomic window:
- a CDS encoding redoxin family protein — MNVALIVVLCIVAALVIAFFVWRGVRHHKLVKKTEEATGVKHQRRTVKEFICAHLPTKRRLVQIYAALLYNANIKGYITGSIYTSATTKYVCVPGLNCYSCPGAVGACPLGALQNALAESTIRAPYYVLGILAIFGVMFARTICGWLCPVGLGQELLYKIRTPKLRKSRVTRVLSYFKYVLLVVLVIIIPLAYAFRDLPLPGFCKYICPAGTIGGAIGLLIHPDNAEMFGMLGGQFAWKFSLLVLFIVASIFIFRFFCRFFCPLGALYGFFNRIALIGVKVDKDDCTNCGKCVAVCKMDVKRVGDHECINCGQCISACPTKAIRWKGSKLLLHKSAIDDKTQTLEKPIDLTANKKISLGATATEAITEPAATVETEPTVTPETSEEVKTETPITETATTKVETPEKKKRGASFWVQLAAWVTAIIVLIGALVFYNFIDVEKPDDSGNGGGGDEVKIGYTVGDLAPDFTVELYGSDESFTLYDNRGKITVINFWATWCTPCVNEIPYFNELAANHPEIDVIAIHGSSTRPVEQFIKDRWGELTISLTFAQDNLNGGNCLTYLLLGGKSTWPMTVIVDEDGYVIYNSTQSFHDYEDLENKFKKLVEERTNADNEAQE; from the coding sequence GTGAACGTAGCGTTGATCGTAGTTTTATGTATAGTAGCCGCCCTCGTCATAGCGTTCTTCGTTTGGCGTGGCGTGCGCCATCACAAGCTCGTCAAAAAGACGGAAGAAGCAACGGGCGTCAAGCACCAGCGCCGCACGGTAAAAGAATTTATCTGCGCGCACCTGCCCACTAAGCGCAGGCTCGTACAGATCTATGCCGCGCTTTTGTATAATGCGAACATCAAGGGCTATATCACGGGCAGTATCTACACGAGCGCGACGACCAAGTACGTTTGCGTGCCCGGGCTCAACTGCTATTCGTGTCCCGGCGCGGTCGGCGCGTGTCCGCTCGGCGCACTCCAAAACGCGCTTGCCGAAAGCACCATTCGCGCGCCCTACTACGTTTTGGGCATACTCGCGATCTTCGGCGTTATGTTCGCCCGAACGATTTGCGGCTGGCTGTGCCCCGTCGGGCTCGGTCAGGAGCTGCTCTATAAAATTCGCACGCCCAAGCTGAGAAAGAGCCGCGTTACGCGCGTGCTTTCGTACTTTAAGTACGTACTGCTCGTAGTGCTCGTTATAATAATACCGCTCGCCTACGCGTTCCGCGACCTGCCGCTCCCCGGGTTCTGCAAATACATCTGCCCCGCGGGAACGATAGGCGGCGCAATAGGCTTGCTCATCCACCCCGACAACGCTGAAATGTTCGGTATGCTCGGTGGACAGTTCGCGTGGAAATTCTCACTGCTCGTTTTGTTTATTGTGGCGTCGATATTCATTTTCCGCTTCTTCTGCCGCTTCTTCTGCCCGCTCGGCGCGCTCTACGGCTTCTTCAACCGCATAGCGCTTATCGGCGTTAAGGTCGATAAGGACGACTGCACGAACTGCGGCAAATGTGTAGCCGTTTGTAAAATGGACGTCAAGCGCGTCGGCGACCACGAATGCATCAACTGCGGTCAGTGCATTTCCGCCTGCCCGACCAAGGCAATACGCTGGAAAGGCTCTAAGCTGCTCCTACATAAATCGGCTATCGACGACAAAACGCAAACGCTCGAAAAACCGATCGACCTCACGGCAAACAAAAAGATCTCGCTCGGCGCTACGGCTACCGAAGCGATAACCGAACCTGCTGCGACTGTAGAAACCGAACCCACCGTAACGCCCGAAACGAGCGAAGAAGTAAAAACTGAAACGCCTATTACAGAAACGGCGACGACCAAAGTCGAAACGCCCGAAAAGAAAAAGCGCGGCGCATCGTTCTGGGTACAGCTTGCGGCATGGGTAACGGCAATCATCGTGCTGATAGGCGCGCTCGTATTCTACAACTTTATCGACGTTGAAAAACCCGACGACAGCGGGAACGGCGGCGGGGGCGACGAAGTCAAAATCGGCTATACGGTAGGCGATCTCGCGCCCGACTTCACGGTAGAACTGTACGGCTCGGACGAAAGCTTTACGCTATATGACAACCGCGGCAAAATTACAGTAATCAACTTCTGGGCGACCTGGTGCACGCCGTGCGTAAACGAGATACCCTACTTCAACGAGCTCGCCGCTAATCATCCGGAAATAGACGTTATAGCAATACACGGCTCGTCCACTCGCCCCGTTGAGCAATTCATAAAAGACCGCTGGGGCGAGCTCACAATCTCGCTTACCTTTGCTCAGGACAATCTGAACGGCGGGAACTGCTTGACCTATCTCCTGCTCGGCGGCAAGTCCACTTGGCCCATGACGGTGATCGTCGACGAGGACGGCTACGTGATATACAACAGCACTCAGTCCTTCCACGATTACGAAGATCTCGAAAATAAGTTCAAGAAGCTTGTCGAGGAACGCACGAACGCCGATAACGAAGCGCAAGAATAA
- a CDS encoding redoxin domain-containing protein: protein MKKRILVLFAVIIAAFGLIGLCVGCNGEKMDYSVTVLSPDDAPLSGVTVSWLSGDKVKGSADTDELGNATVSIPAGTYTIGLSGYAEGLSYTEVSVNASMANVRIKLKVQQVNYTVTVLDKSQQAASGVEVQWLDADDNVVGTATTDASGIAACELPYGTYTILLNKLPSGNIPSGEFSVTGASPTITASLIDGVAEKYSVTVKTAGGLLYKKVTVNLYSGGTKLVKSAETDDYGVATFDVEDGVYSARLSTGDMAKLAGYTETRASLTASKRSGEIILTSAVRTDAPTSDTRYVIGDIIHDYTFTMTYQRKDENGALVDKTPWSKSITQLFKDGKEAILINNWGTNCSWCVKEMPAMQRAYDKYGDKIEIIAVSNYNGGDRDSVIEEYYNTNGYTFPMMRDTNSLAIKFALTGWPTTIIIDRYGAIARVESGAVADDEAWERMINKYIGADYVQSFTPGDKESESITTEVAKPDVTVPANHYETVAQTINKTDTFPQGASVVWRGETQNDMAWPFMLKEVDGAQVLYSSNEKKANSMSTIYATVTVEPGNVFTFDYKSQTEDADILSIVWDGKIIKQIYGDSDGWQTCYLYTDLAGGAHTLAMAYIKDGSTNVGFDNVYIKNVRFTKFADMPATGIDMFRAAAYGVPKDGDKLFPYYADVYLDETDGYYHVDTSKLQNKDYAGNDEKPLLLVNLMNATNWMPYSIGQLVYLVSAETGAYIVDCNFDIGEGKKDYRDELIEYMRVATSSDIEDCVPVDKHLHDILVKFMANASGTDSHDKEWLEACYFYSHYGAGDPVGNPIMGLTNATAYEAKLNETNVADITRDVYPLPSVIYKFTPEEDGLYKIESFIPDKDASQYSAQIWLYDDENDADHPLVYDGDARFYRDAKNEQNFTVYYNMKANHVYYMQLAFLVAEKGVYNFTIEKVNKDVIRLLPCSDNEYTYILDEDGKITSDLLLAGAVSYYEDDDGFYRVGNKATASDSDPYIYFDVKYATALTTKPISTLYTEELVNPLNTKEKLGYKTFDFTRMAAFFDNGDNNIVFNEKYDLTVRGAEYKDYTADIKAYVDAAEANDGLVKVDDKLVKILTLFIETRINTTFYEDGNGGYTGEKALENEWLRLCWYYKTYTA, encoded by the coding sequence ATGAAAAAGCGAATTTTAGTTTTGTTTGCGGTTATCATTGCGGCGTTCGGGCTCATCGGGCTGTGCGTCGGGTGTAACGGCGAAAAGATGGATTACAGTGTTACCGTTCTTTCTCCGGACGACGCGCCGCTTTCGGGCGTGACGGTATCGTGGCTTTCGGGCGACAAGGTTAAGGGCAGTGCGGATACCGACGAGCTCGGCAACGCTACGGTCAGTATTCCTGCGGGCACGTACACGATCGGGCTCAGCGGTTACGCCGAGGGGCTCAGCTACACCGAGGTATCGGTGAACGCGAGCATGGCGAACGTTCGCATTAAGCTCAAAGTTCAACAGGTCAACTACACGGTGACCGTTCTCGACAAGTCGCAGCAGGCTGCGTCGGGCGTTGAAGTGCAGTGGCTGGACGCCGATGACAACGTGGTCGGCACGGCTACGACGGACGCAAGCGGCATCGCGGCGTGCGAACTTCCGTACGGCACGTATACAATTCTTTTGAACAAGCTTCCGAGCGGAAATATTCCGAGCGGCGAGTTTTCCGTGACCGGCGCAAGCCCTACGATCACCGCCTCGCTCATCGACGGCGTTGCCGAGAAGTACAGCGTAACGGTCAAGACGGCGGGCGGGCTTTTGTACAAGAAAGTTACCGTCAATCTTTACAGCGGCGGCACCAAGCTCGTCAAGTCGGCGGAAACCGACGATTACGGCGTGGCGACATTCGACGTAGAGGACGGCGTATATTCGGCGCGCTTGTCTACGGGCGACATGGCTAAGCTTGCTGGCTATACCGAAACGCGCGCTTCGCTCACGGCGTCCAAGCGTTCGGGCGAGATCATTTTGACCTCGGCGGTTAGAACGGACGCGCCTACTTCCGACACGCGTTACGTGATCGGCGATATAATTCACGATTACACCTTCACCATGACCTACCAGAGAAAAGACGAGAACGGTGCGCTTGTCGACAAGACGCCGTGGTCCAAATCGATCACTCAGCTTTTCAAAGACGGCAAGGAAGCTATCCTCATCAACAACTGGGGAACGAACTGCTCGTGGTGCGTTAAGGAAATGCCCGCCATGCAGCGCGCGTACGACAAGTACGGCGACAAGATCGAAATAATCGCGGTAAGCAATTACAACGGCGGCGACCGCGACAGCGTTATCGAGGAATATTACAACACTAACGGCTACACCTTCCCTATGATGCGCGATACGAACAGCCTTGCTATCAAGTTCGCGCTTACGGGCTGGCCCACGACCATAATCATCGACCGCTACGGCGCAATCGCGCGTGTCGAGAGCGGCGCGGTCGCGGACGACGAAGCGTGGGAGCGCATGATCAATAAATATATCGGTGCGGACTACGTTCAGTCCTTCACTCCCGGCGACAAGGAGAGCGAATCGATAACGACCGAGGTCGCCAAACCCGACGTTACCGTTCCCGCCAACCATTACGAAACGGTCGCTCAAACCATCAACAAGACCGATACCTTCCCGCAGGGCGCGTCTGTCGTATGGCGCGGCGAGACCCAGAACGATATGGCGTGGCCGTTCATGCTCAAAGAAGTTGACGGCGCGCAGGTCCTTTACTCGTCCAACGAGAAAAAAGCCAACTCTATGTCGACCATCTACGCGACGGTCACCGTAGAGCCCGGCAACGTTTTCACTTTCGATTATAAATCGCAAACCGAGGACGCGGACATTTTGTCGATCGTTTGGGACGGCAAGATCATCAAGCAAATTTACGGCGACAGCGATGGCTGGCAGACCTGCTATCTGTATACCGACCTTGCGGGCGGCGCGCACACGCTGGCTATGGCGTATATCAAGGACGGCTCGACCAACGTCGGCTTCGATAACGTTTATATCAAGAACGTGCGCTTTACCAAGTTCGCCGATATGCCTGCAACAGGCATCGATATGTTCCGCGCAGCGGCGTACGGCGTGCCTAAGGACGGCGATAAGCTTTTCCCGTACTATGCCGACGTTTATCTCGACGAAACCGACGGCTACTACCACGTAGATACTTCCAAGCTCCAAAATAAAGATTACGCCGGCAACGACGAAAAGCCGTTGCTTTTGGTCAATCTCATGAACGCCACCAACTGGATGCCGTATTCGATCGGTCAGCTTGTCTACCTTGTTTCCGCCGAAACGGGCGCGTATATCGTAGACTGCAACTTCGATATAGGCGAGGGCAAAAAGGACTACCGCGACGAGCTCATCGAGTATATGCGCGTAGCTACTTCGTCCGACATAGAGGACTGCGTGCCCGTCGATAAACACTTGCACGACATACTCGTTAAGTTCATGGCTAACGCGAGCGGCACGGACAGCCACGATAAAGAATGGCTCGAAGCGTGCTACTTCTATTCGCACTACGGCGCTGGCGATCCCGTCGGCAACCCGATAATGGGTCTTACAAACGCAACGGCGTACGAGGCGAAGCTCAACGAAACCAACGTTGCGGACATCACGCGCGACGTGTACCCGTTGCCGTCGGTCATATACAAGTTCACGCCCGAAGAGGACGGCTTGTACAAGATCGAATCGTTCATACCCGATAAGGACGCGTCGCAGTATTCGGCGCAGATTTGGCTGTACGACGACGAGAACGACGCCGATCATCCGCTCGTGTACGACGGCGACGCCCGATTCTATCGCGACGCCAAGAACGAGCAAAACTTCACCGTCTACTATAACATGAAAGCGAATCACGTCTACTATATGCAGCTCGCTTTCCTTGTGGCGGAGAAGGGTGTGTATAACTTCACCATAGAAAAAGTGAATAAGGACGTAATTCGGCTTCTGCCTTGCTCTGATAACGAGTACACCTACATTCTCGACGAAGACGGCAAGATTACGAGCGACCTTCTTCTTGCGGGTGCGGTCAGCTACTACGAGGACGACGACGGATTCTACCGTGTAGGCAACAAAGCCACCGCGAGCGATAGCGACCCGTATATCTACTTCGACGTTAAGTACGCGACCGCGCTTACGACCAAGCCGATCTCGACGCTCTATACCGAGGAACTGGTCAACCCGCTCAATACAAAAGAAAAGCTCGGCTATAAGACGTTCGATTTCACAAGGATGGCTGCGTTCTTCGATAATGGAGACAACAACATTGTATTCAATGAAAAGTACGACTTGACGGTTCGCGGCGCGGAATACAAGGACTACACCGCCGATATTAAAGCGTACGTAGACGCCGCCGAGGCAAACGACGGACTCGTCAAGGTGGACGATAAGCTTGTAAAGATCCTTACGCTCTTTATCGAAACGCGTATCAACACCACTTTCTACGAAGACGGCAACGGCGGCTATACAGGTGAAAAAGCGCTCGAAAACGAGTGGTTGCGCCTCTGCTGGTACTATAAAACGTATACGGCGTAA
- a CDS encoding superoxide dismutase, whose product MNENNIYPFINLPLPYDYNALEPFIDEKTMHLHHDKHLQTYIDNLNAAIEKDPRLKQLPLKQLICYADKLPQPLQNAIRNNAGGVYNHRFYFDQLKNPSSDKPTGALLREINKTFGTFDKFKSELKAAALSVFGSGYAWLVTDGKDLKIITTPNQDAPLCYCPLMNIDVWEHAYYLKHYNVRADYIDDLLQIIDWTVVEDRFNSRPKK is encoded by the coding sequence ATGAACGAAAACAATATATACCCTTTTATCAATCTCCCCCTGCCGTACGACTATAACGCGCTCGAACCGTTTATCGACGAAAAGACGATGCATCTGCACCACGACAAGCACTTGCAAACGTATATCGATAATCTCAACGCTGCGATCGAGAAAGACCCGCGCTTAAAGCAATTGCCGTTAAAGCAATTGATTTGCTATGCCGACAAGCTACCGCAGCCCTTGCAGAACGCGATAAGGAACAATGCGGGCGGAGTTTATAACCATAGGTTTTACTTCGACCAGCTCAAAAACCCGTCGAGCGATAAGCCGACGGGCGCGCTGCTGCGCGAGATAAACAAAACGTTCGGAACGTTCGATAAGTTCAAGAGCGAACTGAAAGCGGCGGCGCTGTCCGTTTTCGGGTCGGGCTACGCCTGGCTCGTAACGGACGGCAAAGACTTAAAAATAATAACTACGCCCAACCAAGACGCACCGTTGTGCTATTGCCCGCTTATGAATATAGACGTGTGGGAACACGCCTATTATTTGAAACACTATAACGTCCGCGCCGATTATATAGACGATCTACTTCAAATAATCGACTGGACCGTAGTGGAAGATCGATTTAACAGCCGTCCGAAAAAGTAA